One part of the Anopheles merus strain MAF chromosome 3L, AmerM5.1, whole genome shotgun sequence genome encodes these proteins:
- the LOC121600028 gene encoding probable small nuclear ribonucleoprotein E has translation MSFKGSKVQKVMVQPINLIFRYLQNRSRVQVWLYENTHLRIEGHIVGFDEYMNLVLDEAEEFNIKKQTRRQLGRIMLKGDNITLIQNVQN, from the exons ATGTCATTCAAAGGCTCCAAAGTGCAAAAGGTGATGGTTCAACCCATCAACCTTATTTTCCGATACCTACAGAATCGATCTCGAGTGCAAGTGTGGCTGTACGAAAACACGCATCTGCGAATAGAAGGACACATTG TCGGTTTCGACGAGTATATGAATCTGGTGCTAGACGAGGCGGAAgagtttaatataaaaaaacaaactcgacGCCAGCTTGGGCGTATCATGCTGAAAGGAGACAACATAACACTCATCCAGAACGTGCAGAATTAG